A stretch of DNA from Shewanella sediminis HAW-EB3:
CTGACCAGGCATAACGAGTTGCTTCTTCTCACCTGAGTCCTTTAACTGACCATAGTAGTAATCCAGCATGTTAGCGCCGAGCAGGAACTGATGCTCTAAGCCACCGGTCGAGAAGTTACCGACGAAGTCGACATAACTGGTCTTATGCTGCCAATCATCATAACGGTCGAAAGGACTCACATAGTAACCATTTGTCATTGGGTCATCTGAGCTGCTGATCATCGATGGTGAAGAGTCTAGACGCTGACGATTAAACTGCTGATCGTTATAGCCCGCTTTCACCTTCCAATCATCATTGATGTGATAAGTCAGATCGACGCCCATGTTACTGATGGTATTGTCGGTAAACGCCCAAGGCTGATCCCAGATAATGTCGTTGCCACCGATAAGCTCTCCACTGCTGTCTAACCAACCGCCACGGTCGATACCGGTTTTGTCTTGGGTATGGTCATACTTAAGCGACAGTAACAGGTCGTCGGTGATATCAAATTCAAGATTCAGATAACCTAACCAGCGATCACGCTCCTGGTTGGACCCGTCCTGGTATTCTCTCCAGTATTGTGTGTCCTGTTTAACCAACACGGTACGGTAGCGGATCGTTTGATCTTCATTCAGGCTGCCACCGGCATCAAGCTGATAACGAGTAGAGCCATGTTCATCGGTATCGAAGCCGAGTTCAAACATAGTGTCATAAGTCGGTTTCTTGGTGACCATGTTGATCAAACCACCGGGGCCAGATTGACCATACAACATGCTCGATGGACCCTTGAGTACTTCCACCTGTTGCAGTGTTTCAATCGGCTGCACATAGTGAGACCACTGCTGCTGGCCATTAATCAGATAACCGGAACCAGAAGAGAGCTCGAAACCACGAATGCTAAACACCTGCCGGTTCCACTTCTCACTGCCACCGGTAACACTGGAATCATTCACTAAGACTTCAGAAAGGTTCGTTGCCAGCTGCTCATCGGTCACAAAATCAGGAATGACAGTCACAGATTGTGGGGTATCCATAAGGCTGATATCACCACGCATCGCACCCGAAGCGCTGCCAACCTTGTAATCATTGAAGTTACGACCAGTGACACTAATGCGCTCAATATTAGCGATACCCGGCTCACCAGTTAGCTCCTCGGCAATAGCGGGAATGGTTGCAAGTGCAGACAGAACCGCGACACTGATAGATGAATACTTAAATGATCTCTTGAACGACATGGCCAACCTCAAAAATGGATACCAAACAAATGTTGAACGCAATATAAATGAGAATCGTTTTTATTTAAGTTTCTTTACGGAAATTTACAAAAGTAAGTGACCGAGTGCTAAATTAATAAATTTATCAGCTCAAAAGCGAGGTCTATCGACGACTTTCCAGGTAGGATTTTCTGCGTAGTTAAAACAAAAAAGCGACCCGTTCGGGTCGCTTCGATGTATGTATCACGGCTTAGCTTTTAGGTTTCTTAACCGGTCTTGCCCAGCCAGTCAGGTGACGCTGTTTAACCCGGGTAATAACCAGCTCGCCTTCGGCTACATTACTGGTAATGGTCGAGCCAGCACCGAGTGTCGCCCCCTTTCCAATAGTAACAGGAGCCACAAGTTGAGTATC
This window harbors:
- a CDS encoding TonB-dependent receptor yields the protein MSFKRSFKYSSISVAVLSALATIPAIAEELTGEPGIANIERISVTGRNFNDYKVGSASGAMRGDISLMDTPQSVTVIPDFVTDEQLATNLSEVLVNDSSVTGGSEKWNRQVFSIRGFELSSGSGYLINGQQQWSHYVQPIETLQQVEVLKGPSSMLYGQSGPGGLINMVTKKPTYDTMFELGFDTDEHGSTRYQLDAGGSLNEDQTIRYRTVLVKQDTQYWREYQDGSNQERDRWLGYLNLEFDITDDLLLSLKYDHTQDKTGIDRGGWLDSSGELIGGNDIIWDQPWAFTDNTISNMGVDLTYHINDDWKVKAGYNDQQFNRQRLDSSPSMISSSDDPMTNGYYVSPFDRYDDWQHKTSYVDFVGNFSTGGLEHQFLLGANMLDYYYGQLKDSGEKKQLVMPGQPLPKPDLDYNRDETLYESEYKHYGFYIQDLISINDQWQVLAGVRYDEQKKEGAGNNSYAVSPKFGVIYSPAANGSIYVNYSKSFTPQGIVNDEDDVNNKMNLDPEYGEQYEIGTKWELFDGSLLLTGAVFDITVSNVTVTEDLTTPIGDDTKITTQGGEQRHKGFEMGAQGQVSEKWFMTGSMMYLDAQYETGANDRDNLDGMTPVDAPEWSANVWTRYEMTDDLALNFGAIYVGERFANTDNTISKDSYVRFDMGAAYSMDVMGSDVSVRLNIKNLFDVDYLAGGTTTDVTVGEGRHFGLALEAKF